From Prochlorococcus marinus XMU1419, a single genomic window includes:
- a CDS encoding CCA tRNA nucleotidyltransferase, producing the protein MNDISDYIHTELIKTPFNLYNLITKYIESNNNIKVAFVGGYLRDLLISKFHKKSFSKPVDIDLVIEGSSISLAKFIKRNVINVDLCLIKEFNLYNTVEININDYKIDIASARKEIYSSPGLNPKVTNSTIEDDLKRRDFTINSIAFEVSQRKIYDLYGGISDIKSKKLNLLHSKSISDDPSRLIRCAKYASRLDFNISKNSLTQSQETVRQWPWKSSETHQKMIYPPALGIRIRMELAEICKHDNLNNVISIIHKWEIISILNENIKVDKRFLRGLHWIQKLNGNYMLYLLKDSKDLETAFQRFLINNSEIKILEDYSNIKKILKTNPKKFNHFSPSSWTEFIEDKNLNDETVKLLICDGGPYWRKLFKWLFIYKFIKSKKDGETLKKEGWDPGKEMGKEIKRLRYLEIDKLN; encoded by the coding sequence ATGAACGATATCTCTGATTATATCCACACAGAATTAATCAAAACTCCATTTAATTTATATAACCTAATTACTAAATACATAGAATCTAATAACAATATTAAAGTGGCTTTTGTTGGCGGTTATTTAAGAGATTTATTAATAAGTAAATTCCATAAAAAATCTTTTTCTAAACCTGTAGATATAGATCTTGTTATTGAAGGTTCCTCTATCTCTCTGGCAAAATTTATAAAAAGAAATGTTATAAATGTAGATTTATGTTTAATCAAGGAATTTAATTTATACAACACAGTAGAAATAAATATTAATGACTATAAAATTGATATTGCCTCTGCAAGAAAAGAGATTTATTCTTCACCAGGCTTAAATCCTAAAGTAACTAATAGTACTATTGAGGATGATCTTAAAAGAAGAGATTTCACGATAAATTCAATAGCATTCGAGGTCTCGCAAAGGAAAATCTATGATCTTTATGGAGGAATTTCAGATATAAAAAGCAAAAAATTGAACCTACTTCACAGTAAAAGCATTTCAGATGATCCAAGTAGATTAATTAGATGTGCAAAATATGCTTCAAGGTTAGATTTCAATATTTCAAAAAATTCTCTCACACAATCTCAAGAAACAGTTAGACAATGGCCATGGAAAAGTTCAGAAACTCATCAGAAAATGATTTACCCTCCTGCACTCGGCATAAGAATAAGGATGGAACTAGCTGAAATATGCAAACATGATAATTTGAATAATGTAATTTCGATAATTCATAAATGGGAAATTATCTCAATCTTAAATGAAAATATTAAAGTCGATAAAAGGTTTTTAAGAGGACTACATTGGATTCAAAAGTTGAATGGAAATTATATGCTTTACTTGTTAAAAGATTCAAAAGATTTAGAAACAGCATTTCAAAGATTTTTGATAAATAATAGTGAGATAAAAATATTAGAAGATTATTCAAATATAAAAAAGATATTAAAAACCAACCCAAAAAAATTCAATCATTTTTCGCCATCAAGTTGGACAGAATTTATTGAGGACAAAAACCTTAATGATGAGACTGTCAAATTATTAATTTGTGATGGAGGTCCATACTGGCGTAAATTGTTTAAGTGGTTATTTATTTACAAATTCATAAAATCAAAAAAAGATGGAGAAACATTAAAAAAAGAAGGATGGGATCCAGGGAAGGAAATGGGAAAGGAAATCAAAAGATTAAGATATCTGGAAATTGACAAATTAAATTGA
- a CDS encoding UvrD-helicase domain-containing protein, whose product MSQTNNFLFNSLNNEQLQAVKHVYGPLLVVAGAGSGKTKALTHRIANLIENNSIDPYNILAVTFTNKAAKEMKARLEVLLAQELAFNQFGQPWSTLKEVEQNQLRTNVHQDRLQNLWIGTFHSLFSRLLRYDIEKYNDPEGLKWTRQFSIYDETDSQTLVKEIITQDMNLDPKRFDPKKIKRLISNAKNQCLTSNDLLETADNNFDKTVAEAYKRYRISLSKNNSLDFDDLLLLPVFLLRQNDEVRDYWHKRFKHILVDEYQDTNRTQYELIKLITAGNTEPKKFFNWEDRSIFVVGDADQSIYSFRAADFRILIGFQEDFKTSLNDDTKSSLIKLEDNYRSSSNILDAANSLIENNSERIEKVLRATKEKGELLKLLSCDDEISEAEAITNKIKSLNNYNQNPIWKNFAILYRTRAQSRVLEESLVRWRIPYTIFGGLRFYDRREIKDAIAYLKVLVNSADNVSLLRIINVPRRGIGKTTIQKLNELSNRLNIPLWEVLNDKHSLEETIGRSSKGINKFTEVMNDLICYLENSGPAQLLQLILEKSGYLSDLLASGTEESEDRRNNLQELINAATQYEEETESGDVEGFLSTAALTTDNDTKKNNPNSVTLMTLHNSKGLEFQNVFITGLEQGLFPSHRSIDTPSLLEEERRLCYVGITRAKERVFLSHARERRLWGGMREATIPSTFLSEIPEDLMDGELPQTGGASIRRDWHLDRLTRVDRNNPHEFVNNPINAVRKLYSGPSKGKSWIVGDKLIHSKFGRGEIIHIFGSGEKISLAVKFGNKGSKILDPRLAPIRYVS is encoded by the coding sequence GTGTCTCAAACTAACAATTTCCTTTTTAATTCTCTAAACAATGAACAACTTCAAGCAGTAAAGCATGTTTATGGACCACTTTTAGTTGTAGCAGGTGCAGGCAGCGGAAAGACAAAAGCTCTAACCCACAGAATTGCAAATCTTATTGAAAACAATTCTATAGATCCTTATAACATTCTTGCGGTAACTTTTACTAACAAAGCTGCTAAAGAAATGAAAGCAAGGTTAGAAGTTCTTCTAGCACAAGAATTAGCTTTTAATCAATTTGGGCAACCATGGTCAACTCTAAAAGAAGTTGAGCAAAATCAGCTAAGAACAAACGTTCATCAAGACAGACTTCAAAACCTTTGGATAGGTACTTTTCATTCTTTATTTTCAAGACTTCTTAGATACGATATTGAAAAATATAATGACCCAGAAGGATTAAAATGGACTAGACAATTTTCAATTTACGATGAAACAGATTCTCAAACATTAGTAAAAGAAATTATCACTCAAGATATGAATCTTGATCCCAAAAGATTTGATCCCAAAAAGATTAAAAGATTAATAAGTAATGCTAAGAATCAATGCCTTACTTCGAATGATCTTCTAGAAACAGCAGATAATAATTTTGATAAAACAGTCGCAGAAGCCTACAAGAGATATAGGATTTCGCTTTCAAAAAATAATTCTTTAGATTTTGATGATCTTCTACTTTTGCCTGTTTTCTTATTGAGGCAAAATGATGAAGTCAGAGATTACTGGCACAAAAGATTTAAACACATTCTAGTTGACGAATATCAAGATACAAATAGAACACAATATGAACTTATAAAATTAATTACTGCTGGGAATACTGAACCAAAAAAATTCTTTAATTGGGAAGATCGTTCAATTTTTGTAGTTGGGGATGCTGATCAAAGTATTTATAGTTTCAGAGCCGCTGATTTTAGAATTCTAATCGGTTTTCAAGAAGATTTTAAAACCTCACTTAATGATGATACAAAATCATCTTTAATTAAATTAGAAGATAATTATAGGTCATCTTCTAATATCCTTGATGCTGCAAACTCACTAATTGAAAATAACTCTGAAAGAATTGAGAAAGTTTTAAGGGCTACTAAAGAAAAAGGGGAGCTTTTAAAGTTACTCAGCTGTGATGATGAAATTTCTGAAGCAGAAGCAATTACCAATAAAATAAAATCGCTCAATAATTATAATCAAAACCCAATTTGGAAAAATTTTGCAATCTTATATCGAACAAGAGCTCAATCAAGGGTATTAGAGGAATCTCTTGTAAGATGGCGCATTCCATATACAATTTTCGGAGGATTGCGTTTTTACGATAGAAGAGAAATTAAAGATGCAATAGCATATTTGAAAGTTCTTGTTAATTCTGCAGATAACGTTAGTCTTTTGCGTATCATAAATGTTCCTAGAAGAGGCATTGGTAAGACTACTATTCAAAAACTTAATGAACTATCTAACAGGTTAAATATTCCATTATGGGAGGTTCTTAATGATAAGCATAGTCTTGAAGAAACAATAGGCAGATCATCAAAAGGAATTAATAAATTTACTGAAGTTATGAATGATCTAATTTGTTATCTAGAAAATTCAGGCCCTGCTCAACTACTACAACTAATCTTAGAAAAAAGTGGTTATTTAAGTGACTTGCTAGCTAGTGGGACTGAAGAATCTGAAGATAGAAGAAATAACTTACAAGAACTAATAAATGCAGCTACTCAATATGAAGAAGAAACAGAAAGTGGAGATGTAGAAGGATTTCTTTCTACAGCAGCCTTAACAACTGATAATGATACGAAGAAGAATAATCCCAACTCCGTAACTCTTATGACTCTGCACAATAGTAAGGGTTTAGAATTTCAAAATGTTTTTATCACTGGACTAGAACAAGGTCTCTTCCCAAGCCATAGATCAATAGATACTCCCTCCCTTCTTGAAGAGGAAAGAAGATTATGCTACGTAGGTATTACTAGAGCTAAAGAAAGAGTTTTCTTGAGTCATGCCAGAGAAAGAAGATTATGGGGTGGAATGCGTGAAGCAACAATTCCTTCAACATTTCTTTCAGAAATACCTGAAGATTTAATGGATGGCGAATTACCACAAACTGGTGGTGCTTCAATTAGAAGAGATTGGCATCTTGATCGTTTAACAAGAGTTGATCGAAACAATCCACATGAATTCGTTAACAACCCAATAAATGCAGTAAGGAAATTATATTCAGGACCCAGTAAAGGGAAAAGCTGGATAGTTGGAGATAAGCTAATTCACTCAAAATTTGGGAGAGGTGAAATCATACATATTTTTGGGAGTGGGGAAAAAATATCTTTAGCAGTAAAATTTGGTAATAAAGGAAGTAAAATTTTAGATCCCAGATTAGCTCCAATTCGTTATGTAAGTTAA
- a CDS encoding R-phycoerythrin subunit beta: MSVSKNNQLLSADKKLNDLSNIKRFINSANARLDAITSITNNSHAIAADAVTSMICENQDSLNSKVSLNTTNKMSVCLRDGEIILRIVAYLLISNDESVLEKSCLKDLKNTYLALGVPLRNARRVFELMRDATISDLNSTVNNMRGNKGFLPKLISETEFQFERIINLLN, from the coding sequence ATGTCAGTTTCAAAAAATAATCAACTATTGTCAGCCGATAAGAAATTAAATGATTTAAGCAATATAAAAAGATTCATTAATAGTGCAAACGCAAGATTAGATGCAATAACCTCAATAACCAATAATTCACATGCAATCGCAGCAGACGCTGTAACATCAATGATTTGCGAAAATCAAGATTCACTTAATTCAAAAGTATCTTTAAATACAACTAACAAGATGTCCGTTTGTTTAAGAGATGGAGAAATAATCCTAAGGATTGTCGCTTATCTTTTAATTTCTAATGACGAATCAGTTTTAGAAAAAAGTTGTTTGAAGGATCTTAAAAATACTTATCTTGCTCTTGGGGTACCTTTAAGAAATGCAAGAAGGGTTTTTGAATTAATGCGAGATGCAACAATCTCTGATTTGAATTCAACAGTTAATAATATGCGTGGAAACAAAGGTTTTCTTCCCAAATTAATATCTGAAACAGAGTTTCAATTTGAAAGGATAATTAATCTTTTAAACTAG
- a CDS encoding phycobiliprotein lyase: MTKNLTTINQFIDESIGEWKSIRSSHTLAFQEFENSTSKIYIKHINSKNKKVIEIFKNYKLSLNVESIAISIKWQAISDWEENDMNEGDETILIFLPKDDNSGIVLRNKGYTESFISSSNYFVDEQNNLNIKTIYKSTVSEERISFLSTHIRSRFSIVRNLENNSVIQTSHTSEIRNLASLKD; this comes from the coding sequence TTGACGAAGAATCTAACAACAATTAATCAATTCATTGATGAAAGTATAGGAGAGTGGAAATCCATAAGAAGTTCTCATACTTTAGCTTTTCAAGAATTTGAAAACTCAACTAGTAAAATATATATAAAACATATCAATTCAAAAAATAAAAAAGTTATTGAAATTTTTAAAAATTACAAGTTAAGTTTAAACGTAGAGAGCATAGCCATTTCTATAAAATGGCAAGCTATTAGTGATTGGGAAGAAAATGATATGAATGAGGGAGATGAAACTATTTTGATATTTTTGCCCAAGGATGATAATTCAGGAATTGTTTTAAGAAATAAAGGTTATACAGAATCCTTTATTTCATCATCCAATTATTTTGTTGATGAACAAAATAACTTAAACATAAAAACGATTTATAAATCAACTGTTTCCGAAGAAAGAATTTCCTTTTTATCCACTCATATAAGATCCAGATTTTCTATAGTAAGAAACCTAGAAAATAACTCAGTAATACAGACGTCCCATACTTCAGAGATAAGGAATTTAGCTAGTTTAAAAGATTAA
- a CDS encoding TVP38/TMEM64 family protein: MNKIQKFLSVVFFIAIFVVLIYLIQNYGIEPLRNKIESMGIWAPFGIFILRGVSIILPALPSSAYSLLAGSLLGFQKGYMTIIFSDIVFCQAAFFIARNYGRVPVRNLVGPKAMKKIESFNQNQLEENFFLMTGLLMTGLFDFLSYAIGIGGTRWKIFTPALLISLLISDSILVAVGAGVSQGAGLFLGVALLGMFALATISGLAKNKIPK, translated from the coding sequence ATGAATAAAATACAGAAATTTCTTTCAGTAGTTTTTTTTATAGCAATATTTGTTGTATTGATTTATTTAATCCAAAATTATGGGATTGAACCCCTTAGGAACAAAATAGAAAGTATGGGGATTTGGGCTCCTTTTGGAATTTTCATACTTAGAGGAGTAAGTATTATTTTACCAGCTCTTCCAAGTTCAGCTTATTCTCTACTAGCAGGCTCATTACTAGGATTTCAAAAAGGTTACATGACAATAATCTTTTCTGATATCGTTTTTTGCCAAGCTGCTTTCTTTATCGCAAGAAATTATGGGCGAGTCCCTGTAAGGAATTTGGTAGGCCCCAAAGCGATGAAAAAAATTGAAAGTTTTAATCAAAACCAACTCGAAGAAAATTTCTTTCTAATGACAGGTTTACTTATGACTGGTCTTTTTGATTTTCTAAGCTATGCAATTGGTATTGGAGGAACCCGCTGGAAAATATTTACTCCAGCATTATTAATAAGTCTTCTAATAAGTGATTCAATATTAGTAGCTGTAGGAGCTGGTGTTAGTCAGGGAGCAGGATTATTTCTAGGAGTAGCTCTTTTGGGAATGTTTGCATTAGCTACTATTTCAGGATTAGCAAAAAATAAAATACCTAAATAA
- a CDS encoding FGGY-family carbohydrate kinase, with the protein MPDNFYGGLDFGTSGARISIINLHQKLVYSNSVPYSYSFKNPNSWINSCENLLVNLPFEVKINLNKLAISGTSGTLTASNLRGEPLGEAIPYDQACIEHENLLESLASGEDHLRTPYSSLAKALKLIDKYGTNILLRHQSDWITGWFLKDWTHGEEGNNLKLGWDLKKESWPKSYLNTSWQKCLPQIVKSGKIVGQVNFDLAERFNLNKKLILISGTTDSNASLIASGLGKEEGLTVLGTTIVVKKFIDKPIKKQGITTHRVNGDWICGGASNAGCGILSQFFSDLEIKELSRQINPSKRTSLDLLPLNSKGERFPVNNSNLEPILGPRPVSDSLYLHALFEGLAKIELKGWEKLGKLTGSLPKKIITIGGGSKNPQWRKIREKIINIPIVSCKKTTSFGTALLAINAK; encoded by the coding sequence ATGCCTGATAACTTTTATGGAGGGTTAGATTTTGGAACCAGTGGCGCAAGAATATCAATAATTAATCTTCATCAGAAATTAGTATATTCAAATTCAGTACCTTATTCATACAGCTTTAAAAATCCAAATTCTTGGATTAATTCTTGTGAGAATCTTTTGGTTAATTTACCTTTTGAAGTAAAAATTAACCTTAATAAATTGGCCATCTCCGGCACCTCAGGAACTTTAACAGCATCCAATTTAAGAGGAGAGCCGCTAGGTGAAGCAATCCCTTACGACCAAGCATGTATTGAACATGAAAACCTTCTTGAGTCCTTAGCCTCTGGAGAAGATCATCTACGGACTCCCTACAGTAGTCTTGCTAAAGCATTAAAACTAATAGATAAATATGGGACAAATATACTTTTAAGACATCAATCTGATTGGATAACTGGTTGGTTTTTAAAAGATTGGACTCATGGAGAAGAAGGTAATAATCTAAAACTTGGATGGGATCTAAAAAAAGAATCTTGGCCAAAAAGCTATCTCAATACCTCATGGCAAAAATGCCTACCTCAAATAGTAAAAAGTGGAAAAATTGTTGGACAAGTAAATTTTGATTTAGCAGAGAGATTTAACTTGAATAAGAAATTAATATTAATCTCAGGCACCACTGACTCTAATGCAAGTTTAATAGCTTCAGGTCTAGGAAAAGAAGAAGGTCTCACAGTTTTAGGAACAACAATTGTGGTTAAAAAATTTATTGATAAACCTATAAAAAAACAGGGAATTACAACCCATAGAGTAAACGGCGATTGGATATGTGGAGGAGCATCAAATGCGGGATGCGGCATCTTGTCTCAGTTCTTTTCTGATTTAGAAATAAAGGAACTCAGTCGACAAATTAATCCATCGAAAAGAACTTCTTTAGATCTTTTACCTCTTAATAGTAAAGGAGAGAGATTTCCTGTTAATAATTCTAATTTAGAGCCGATACTTGGTCCAAGACCAGTCAGTGACTCACTTTATTTACATGCATTATTTGAGGGGCTAGCTAAGATCGAATTGAAAGGGTGGGAAAAACTAGGCAAACTCACAGGTTCACTTCCAAAAAAAATTATTACTATTGGTGGAGGTTCAAAAAACCCTCAGTGGAGAAAAATAAGAGAAAAAATTATCAATATACCAATAGTTTCATGTAAAAAAACTACTTCATTTGGCACTGCCTTATTAGCGATTAATGCAAAATAA
- the metK gene encoding methionine adenosyltransferase yields the protein MSDFIFTSESVTEGHPDKICDQISDAVLDALLTEDPESRVACETVVNTGLCLLTGEITSKAKVDYIKLVRNVIKEIGYEGYRAGGFDANSCAVLVALDEQSPDISQGVNDADDVNDDLKDNTGAGDQGIMFGYACDETPELMPLPISLAHRLAIQLAKVRHEEVLNYLLPDGKTQVSIDYENGLPVSINTILISTQHNSEIDGITNEEEIRQRIKEDLWTHVVIPATEDLEIKPNISKTRFLVNPTGKFVVGGPQGDAGLTGRKIIVDTYGGYARHGGGAFSGKDPTKVDRSAAYAARYVAKSIVKAKLAKKAEVQLSYAIGVAKPISILVETFNTGVISQANLTELIKEHFDLRPAAIIKEFNLRNLPKKMGGKFFRKTASYGHFGRRDLELPWENVEEKAARLAEASKIFL from the coding sequence ATGAGTGATTTCATTTTCACTTCAGAATCTGTAACTGAAGGTCATCCTGACAAAATATGTGATCAAATTAGTGACGCTGTTTTAGATGCCTTATTGACAGAAGATCCAGAAAGCAGAGTTGCTTGCGAAACTGTTGTTAATACGGGTCTTTGTTTACTTACTGGAGAAATAACTTCAAAAGCAAAAGTCGATTACATAAAACTTGTTAGAAATGTAATTAAAGAAATTGGATATGAGGGCTATAGAGCAGGTGGTTTTGACGCAAATAGTTGTGCTGTTTTAGTAGCACTAGACGAGCAATCACCAGACATTTCACAAGGAGTAAACGACGCAGATGATGTTAACGATGATTTGAAAGATAATACCGGAGCTGGTGACCAAGGAATAATGTTCGGCTATGCCTGCGATGAGACGCCTGAATTAATGCCCTTACCTATTAGCTTGGCTCATAGATTAGCCATTCAACTTGCCAAAGTGAGGCATGAAGAAGTCCTTAATTATTTACTCCCTGATGGTAAAACCCAAGTAAGCATTGATTACGAAAACGGTTTACCAGTTTCTATTAATACGATTTTAATTTCAACTCAACATAATTCTGAGATTGATGGAATAACAAATGAAGAAGAAATTCGTCAAAGGATAAAAGAAGATTTATGGACTCATGTTGTAATTCCTGCTACTGAAGATTTAGAAATCAAACCAAACATTAGCAAAACGAGATTTCTAGTAAATCCCACCGGAAAATTTGTAGTAGGCGGGCCTCAAGGAGATGCGGGGCTCACTGGTAGAAAGATCATTGTAGATACTTATGGTGGATATGCAAGACACGGCGGAGGGGCATTTTCTGGTAAAGATCCCACAAAAGTAGATAGATCCGCGGCTTATGCAGCACGTTATGTAGCTAAAAGCATAGTTAAGGCAAAATTAGCAAAAAAAGCAGAAGTACAATTAAGTTATGCAATTGGAGTAGCAAAACCAATTTCCATTCTCGTGGAAACTTTTAATACAGGTGTTATTTCACAAGCTAATTTGACTGAGCTAATTAAAGAGCACTTTGATTTAAGACCCGCAGCAATAATAAAAGAATTTAACTTAAGAAATCTACCAAAAAAAATGGGAGGTAAATTTTTTAGAAAGACTGCATCCTATGGACATTTTGGCAGAAGAGATCTTGAGCTCCCTTGGGAAAATGTGGAAGAAAAAGCAGCCAGATTAGCAGAGGCTTCCAAAATCTTTTTATAA
- a CDS encoding 30S ribosomal protein S1 — MNENSSQTIKELSEDNEIKNSSGLDNDSAFQDEEDLSFEKSEIPSADSSSSRTNADFDNAGFTQEEFASLLGKYDYNFKPGDLVKGTVFALEPKGAMIDIGAKTAAFMPVQEVSINKVEGLNDVLQPSESREFFIMSEENEDGQLALSIRRIEYQRAWERVRQLQKEDATIYSEVFATNRGGALVRVEGLRGFIPGSHISARKIKDDLEGEYLPLKFLEVDEERNRLVLSHRRALVEKKMNRLEVGEVVIGSVKGIKPYGAFIDIGGVSGLLHISEISHEHIETPHNILNVNDQMKVMIIDLDSERGRISLSTKALEPEPGDMLTDPQKVFSKAEEMAAKYKQMLFEQTDDNEEIPAASAETV, encoded by the coding sequence ATGAACGAAAATTCTTCCCAAACCATTAAAGAACTTTCTGAAGATAATGAAATTAAAAATTCGTCTGGATTAGATAATGATTCAGCATTCCAAGATGAGGAAGATTTATCATTTGAAAAGAGCGAAATTCCTTCAGCAGATTCTTCCTCTAGCAGAACAAATGCGGATTTTGATAATGCAGGATTCACACAAGAAGAATTTGCCTCACTTTTAGGAAAGTATGACTATAATTTTAAGCCTGGTGATTTAGTAAAAGGCACCGTTTTTGCTCTAGAACCCAAAGGGGCAATGATAGATATAGGAGCAAAAACAGCAGCATTTATGCCCGTTCAAGAGGTTTCAATAAATAAAGTGGAGGGACTAAATGATGTTTTACAACCTTCAGAAAGTAGAGAATTCTTCATAATGAGTGAAGAAAATGAAGATGGACAATTAGCACTCTCTATTAGAAGAATTGAATATCAAAGAGCATGGGAAAGAGTTAGACAATTACAAAAAGAAGACGCCACTATCTATTCTGAAGTTTTTGCCACAAATAGAGGCGGGGCACTTGTAAGGGTAGAAGGCTTAAGAGGTTTCATACCAGGTTCTCATATTAGTGCTCGAAAAATTAAAGATGATTTAGAAGGTGAATACCTACCTTTAAAATTTCTTGAGGTTGATGAAGAGAGAAACAGATTAGTACTAAGCCATAGAAGAGCCTTGGTTGAGAAAAAAATGAATAGACTTGAGGTTGGAGAAGTTGTTATAGGTTCAGTTAAGGGTATCAAACCTTACGGAGCCTTTATAGATATTGGAGGTGTGAGTGGTCTATTACACATTTCTGAGATCAGTCATGAACATATTGAAACTCCTCATAATATTTTAAATGTAAATGATCAAATGAAAGTTATGATAATTGACCTTGATTCAGAAAGAGGGCGAATTTCATTATCTACTAAAGCACTTGAACCAGAACCTGGAGATATGCTAACCGATCCCCAAAAAGTTTTTAGTAAAGCGGAAGAAATGGCAGCTAAATACAAGCAAATGTTATTTGAACAGACTGACGATAATGAAGAAATACCCGCAGCTTCAGCTGAAACGGTCTAA
- the nrdR gene encoding transcriptional regulator NrdR, with protein sequence MQCPTCQNTDSRVLESRSADSGKSVRRRRECLNCTFRFTTYERIETMPVSVIKKDGSRELFDKQKLLTGISRACEKTTFTSEAIVNFVDGIESQIVQDSNKDIKSSKIGELILKSLRKENEVAYIRYASVYRKFNGVKDFISTLESLKGSSKNQLASIS encoded by the coding sequence ATGCAGTGTCCAACCTGTCAAAACACAGATAGCAGAGTTTTGGAATCAAGATCTGCTGATAGTGGTAAAAGTGTTAGAAGAAGAAGAGAATGCTTAAATTGCACATTTAGATTTACAACCTATGAAAGAATAGAAACAATGCCTGTCTCAGTTATTAAAAAAGACGGAAGTAGAGAATTATTTGACAAACAAAAACTATTGACTGGGATATCACGAGCTTGCGAAAAGACTACCTTCACTAGTGAAGCAATCGTTAATTTTGTAGATGGAATTGAATCACAAATCGTTCAAGATTCTAATAAAGATATTAAATCTTCAAAAATTGGAGAGTTAATTCTTAAAAGCCTTAGAAAAGAAAACGAAGTGGCATACATAAGATATGCTTCAGTGTATAGAAAGTTTAATGGAGTTAAAGATTTTATCTCTACTCTTGAATCCCTAAAAGGAAGTTCAAAAAACCAATTAGCATCAATTTCATAA
- a CDS encoding photosystem II reaction center protein T, producing MEAFAYVLILTLAVVTLFFAVAFRDPPKFDRK from the coding sequence ATGGAAGCCTTTGCTTACGTTCTCATTTTAACTCTCGCAGTTGTTACCTTATTCTTTGCTGTCGCCTTTAGAGATCCCCCTAAATTCGATAGAAAATGA